The Nitrospirota bacterium genome includes the window TCCAGTTCTGCCCCGCCACGCGAGCCCCGACCACGCTCACGCTCAAGACGTCGTCGGGCGTCTTGACCATCGATGTGGTGGACTCGCCGGAACGGCGGTTGTTCGCGTTGGGAATGCTCACGCGGTTTCCGCCGGATCGCGGACTATGGCTCGTGTTCGAAGACACGGAGCGTCCGAGCCTGTGGTCCAAGACCCTCCAGGTTGAAGCGGATCTGTTGTGGCTGGACGACACCCGGCAGATCGTGGATCGAGACCTCAGGGTCCAACCGTGCCCGCAGGCGCCCTGCCCGGACTACACCCCGGACCGCGGGGCGGTCTCGGTGTTGCTGCTTCCGCCGGGTACGGCGGAGGACGCGGCCCTGGCGATGGGACAGACCGCGTTTCTCCGGCCCGGGACCGGCTCGTGACCGTGGGCGGCCGCGCGGCTTGCACGCGTGAGCACGACTTGTTATAGTTGCCGGCGTTGTGAGTCGGCCGATCAAAACCAAGCCCGTTGCACGGAAACGGCCCTCGACCGCGCGCCAACGCCCGGTGCGGGCCGCGAAAGGGGCCGCGAAGGCGGGGGCCGACAAGCGGCCGTCGGTCAACGGCGCGTCGGCGCGCACGTCCAGGGGACCCGAACGGCGGATCGCGGACCGCGCGCCGGTCATGGTCCTGGAAGTCCGGGGCAAATCCTACGACAAGATTTTCGTCGGCTACGCGGAGAACATCAGCCGCAGCGGCTTGTTTCTTTCGGCCGCCAACCCGCCCGCGGTGGGTTCGACATTCCCGGTCGAGTTTGTTCTGCCGGACAATCGGACGTTGGTCCAGTGCACGTGTCGCGTCGTGTGGCAACACCGGTACACGACAAGCGGACGGCCATCCGTGGGCGTGGGAGTCGAATTCCTCGACCTAGACACGCTCAAACGCGCATTGATCGACCAATGGGTGAAGCGAAAACTCGGCGCTGGTCGCCCCTCTGTCGCGCGATCCAACGGCGCATCCAAAGTCCGCCGATAAGAGGGCGTTGCTCCGCAACGGAGCGACCGATGAATCTGATCCGCATCGATCCCGTAAAGAAATGGAGGGGGCAATCCGGCTTTACTCTCATCGAGATCATGATCGTGATGACGATCGTGGGCATCTTGATGACGTTGGCGGAGCCTTCGTATCATGCCCAGATCGTCAAGGCGCGCGAGGCGTCGTTGAAGAAGAGTCTGTTCGTCATGCGCGACGTGATCGACCAGTTCGCGGCGGATCAGGGGCGATATCCGGAGAGCCTGCAGACGTTGGTGGACGAAGGCTATCTGCGCGGGCTGCCGGTGGACCCCTTCACCAAGGCGAGCGATACGTGGATCGAGGTGCGTGAAGACACGGCCGACGCGGAGGATTCGCCCGGGATCTTCGACGTGCACAGCGGCAGCAACCTGGTGGCGTCGAACGGCACGCCGTACAACGAATGGTGAAGGGGCAGAGCGGTTTTTCTTTCCTGTTTGTTCTTTTCGCGCTCGTCTTGGTGGGGCTCAGCATGATGGGGGCCAATAAGCAGTGGGTGACGATGATGAAGCGCGAACGAGAGGCGGAATTGTTGTTTCGGGGGCACCAGTACCGGCGTGCCATCGCGAGCTACGTGGAGTCCGTGCCGGGGGCCCGGCAGTATCCGCTGCGCGTTGAGGATCTCCTGAAAGAC containing:
- a CDS encoding DUF192 domain-containing protein gives rise to the protein MARIDKKTLWLVTAAAAALVLLLQFCPATRAPTTLTLKTSSGVLTIDVVDSPERRLFALGMLTRFPPDRGLWLVFEDTERPSLWSKTLQVEADLLWLDDTRQIVDRDLRVQPCPQAPCPDYTPDRGAVSVLLLPPGTAEDAALAMGQTAFLRPGTGS
- a CDS encoding PilZ domain-containing protein gives rise to the protein MSRPIKTKPVARKRPSTARQRPVRAAKGAAKAGADKRPSVNGASARTSRGPERRIADRAPVMVLEVRGKSYDKIFVGYAENISRSGLFLSAANPPAVGSTFPVEFVLPDNRTLVQCTCRVVWQHRYTTSGRPSVGVGVEFLDLDTLKRALIDQWVKRKLGAGRPSVARSNGASKVRR
- a CDS encoding prepilin-type N-terminal cleavage/methylation domain-containing protein translates to MNLIRIDPVKKWRGQSGFTLIEIMIVMTIVGILMTLAEPSYHAQIVKAREASLKKSLFVMRDVIDQFAADQGRYPESLQTLVDEGYLRGLPVDPFTKASDTWIEVREDTADAEDSPGIFDVHSGSNLVASNGTPYNEW